A region from the Nonlabens sp. YIK11 genome encodes:
- a CDS encoding sulfatase-like hydrolase/transferase: MKERLLEYLKSDRHLWWSVTVIPGIYCILYLYTNNFTLVNSWYQLMWCVLVFIALPVAEILVLDFIFKKWLPRWRPHLYWCYLLINFALILSFIVFGYWRYKGLALVIVASIISSFFIAKHYKKLVLLFALMCVVAAYQFVHFYVERVVYREDWVDTTVFENIEFKKHPNIYLIQPDGFVNKQAAQSSFYDLDLSAFYSRMEALGFAFNHEYRSNYPSTLTSNSALFTGQQHLFENGNMESELYGARDLIVGNNPVISTLKRNGYRTNLILQHSYLMLNFPEVAYDYVNVSESDLSVPLPDYWLDADYMQDFKDRMNAVDDRPQFFFLEILEPGHIPNNGIAADSEKYTADYKSQLLSVTEKLIHLVNFIEEKDPDGIIIIAADHGGYVGFENSLEPYHTVIEDPDLKRSIYGSLFAIKAKNDFYRYGPHIKTSITVFPVLFQYLAQQPPIDPELDNSSYMFIKNGSERGVYQYFDPNGLPITERLDP; this comes from the coding sequence ATGAAAGAGCGCCTGCTGGAATATCTAAAAAGCGACCGTCATCTATGGTGGAGTGTGACCGTCATTCCTGGGATTTATTGTATTCTATACTTGTATACGAACAATTTCACCCTGGTGAATTCATGGTATCAGCTTATGTGGTGCGTGTTGGTATTTATCGCCTTGCCAGTCGCTGAAATTTTAGTCCTTGATTTTATTTTTAAAAAATGGCTGCCTCGATGGCGTCCACATTTATACTGGTGCTACCTTTTGATCAATTTTGCGCTCATCCTATCGTTTATCGTTTTTGGATACTGGCGTTACAAAGGTTTGGCACTGGTGATCGTAGCCAGTATCATAAGTTCGTTTTTTATTGCCAAACATTATAAAAAATTAGTACTCTTATTTGCCTTAATGTGCGTTGTGGCGGCCTACCAGTTTGTGCATTTTTATGTAGAGCGCGTGGTCTATCGTGAGGATTGGGTCGATACTACTGTTTTTGAAAATATAGAATTCAAGAAGCATCCTAATATTTACTTAATTCAACCAGATGGTTTTGTGAATAAACAGGCGGCTCAATCTAGTTTCTACGATCTGGATCTCAGCGCCTTTTATAGCCGTATGGAAGCTTTAGGATTTGCATTTAATCACGAATATCGTAGTAATTATCCATCAACGCTTACATCCAACTCGGCACTATTTACCGGCCAGCAACATCTATTTGAAAATGGCAATATGGAGAGTGAGTTGTATGGAGCCAGAGATTTGATCGTAGGCAATAATCCAGTAATCTCAACTTTAAAACGTAATGGATACCGCACAAACCTGATCTTACAGCATTCCTATTTGATGCTTAATTTTCCTGAGGTTGCTTATGATTACGTCAACGTTTCAGAGAGTGATCTTTCTGTGCCGTTACCAGATTATTGGCTGGATGCAGATTATATGCAGGATTTTAAAGACCGCATGAACGCAGTCGATGATAGACCGCAGTTCTTTTTTCTGGAGATTTTGGAACCTGGCCACATACCCAACAACGGTATCGCTGCAGATTCTGAAAAATATACAGCAGATTATAAATCGCAACTGCTAAGTGTCACAGAAAAACTGATCCACCTTGTAAATTTCATTGAAGAAAAAGATCCAGATGGTATCATCATTATTGCGGCAGATCATGGTGGATACGTCGGTTTTGAGAATTCATTAGAACCTTATCACACGGTAATAGAAGATCCCGATTTGAAAAGGAGTATTTATGGCAGTCTTTTTGCGATTAAAGCCAAAAATGATTTTTATCGATATGGACCACACATCAAGACCTCCATAACTGTATTTCCAGTCCTATTCCAGTATCTTGCGCAGCAACCACCAATAGATCCTGAATTAGACAACAGCAGCTACATGTTTATTAAAAATGGCTCTGAGCGTGGCGTTTATCAATATTTTGACCCTAATGGCTTACCGATTACAGAACGTCTTGACCCTTAA
- a CDS encoding zinc-dependent metalloprotease — protein MKSLKLVMILLMTATFMASCGSKKGSSKSGAEAAASKKSDKKGGMQPYAKVITKDAKSDPGLFTVHMVDDKYYYEIPDSLLDREMLMVTRIAKTAAGIGFGGGKANTQTLRWQRKNDNILLRVVSHSIVAADSLPVSIPVENSNFEPILYSFPIAAVKKDSVNNNAVIDVTKFFSEDVKSIGFPQSQRSRYKVSRLDDDRSYIDTLKSFPENIESRHVKTYLASDAPSNDDVQSITLEMSNSMILLPKEPMKRRYYDQRVGWFARGQQDYGLDAQETKTVRYLDRWRLEVKDEDMEAFKRGELVEPKKQIVYYIDPATPQQWRKYIKQGINDWQVAFEAAGFKEAIVAADAPTKEEDPDWSPEDVRYSTVRYLASPIPNANGPHVSDPRSGEILESDINWYHNVMTLLRNWFFVQTAAINEKAQATQFDEEVMGRLIRFVSSHEVGHTLGLPHNMGSSVAYAVEDLRDPEFTAKYSTAPSIMDYARFNYVAQPEDGDVALMPNIGPYDKYAIMWGYKPIPGKTAEEEKEILDEWIMEKAGDPMYRFGRQQFGVIDYTSQTEDLGDDSMKASLYGIKNLQRIVPNLIEWTGKEGENYDDLETMYGQVLGQYNRYLGHVAANIGGVKETYKAYGQEGAVYEHAPRDKQERAMEFLQEQVFETPEWLIDQEIFNKVESDGGIERLRGVQVRALNDVLDFGRMARLMENEEVNGREAYGLLEMMTDLRQGIFSELPRGRAIDRYRRNLQRAYVERMQYIMENEQDARGRFGGSSIDVAQSDIRPIVRAELETLLRDSRRAANSTGDRLSRIHLRDLAERIDLILNPV, from the coding sequence ATGAAATCATTAAAACTAGTGATGATTCTCTTAATGACAGCAACTTTTATGGCAAGTTGTGGATCAAAGAAAGGATCATCAAAATCGGGAGCTGAAGCAGCTGCCAGCAAAAAATCTGACAAAAAAGGTGGCATGCAACCTTATGCAAAGGTGATTACTAAGGATGCCAAAAGTGATCCTGGATTATTCACCGTCCACATGGTTGACGATAAATATTACTACGAGATTCCTGACAGCCTCTTGGACCGTGAAATGCTGATGGTCACTCGTATTGCTAAAACTGCTGCTGGTATTGGTTTCGGTGGTGGAAAAGCAAATACACAAACGCTTAGATGGCAACGCAAGAATGACAACATTCTTTTGAGAGTGGTCTCTCATTCCATTGTTGCAGCAGATTCTTTACCGGTAAGTATCCCTGTAGAGAACTCTAATTTTGAACCAATACTTTACTCATTCCCTATCGCAGCAGTAAAGAAGGACAGCGTTAACAACAATGCGGTAATTGATGTGACTAAATTCTTTAGTGAAGACGTGAAATCTATTGGTTTCCCTCAATCGCAACGCAGCCGTTATAAAGTCTCTAGACTTGATGATGATCGTTCTTACATTGACACCTTAAAATCATTCCCAGAAAACATAGAGAGCCGTCACGTTAAGACGTATCTAGCTAGTGATGCACCATCTAATGATGATGTACAGTCGATTACCCTTGAGATGAGCAACTCGATGATTCTACTTCCTAAAGAGCCTATGAAGCGTCGTTACTACGACCAGCGTGTGGGTTGGTTTGCTAGAGGTCAACAAGATTATGGTCTTGATGCCCAAGAAACTAAAACGGTACGTTATTTAGATCGTTGGAGACTTGAGGTAAAAGATGAAGACATGGAAGCCTTTAAAAGAGGTGAACTTGTAGAACCTAAAAAACAGATTGTCTATTATATCGACCCAGCGACTCCACAACAATGGAGAAAATATATTAAACAAGGTATCAACGACTGGCAGGTAGCATTTGAAGCTGCTGGTTTTAAAGAAGCTATCGTTGCTGCAGATGCACCAACTAAAGAAGAAGATCCAGACTGGAGTCCAGAAGATGTACGTTATTCTACCGTTAGATATTTAGCATCTCCTATTCCTAATGCAAATGGACCTCACGTATCTGACCCTAGAAGTGGTGAGATATTGGAATCTGACATCAACTGGTATCACAACGTGATGACGTTGCTACGCAACTGGTTCTTTGTTCAAACTGCTGCGATCAACGAGAAGGCACAAGCCACTCAATTTGATGAAGAAGTTATGGGTCGTTTGATACGATTCGTGAGTTCTCATGAGGTTGGACACACTTTAGGTCTTCCACACAACATGGGAAGTTCTGTAGCATATGCCGTTGAAGATTTAAGAGATCCAGAATTTACTGCAAAATACAGCACGGCACCAAGTATCATGGACTACGCTCGATTTAATTATGTAGCGCAACCAGAAGATGGTGATGTAGCATTGATGCCTAACATAGGACCTTATGACAAGTATGCCATCATGTGGGGTTACAAGCCTATTCCTGGTAAAACAGCAGAAGAGGAAAAAGAAATCCTTGATGAATGGATTATGGAGAAAGCTGGTGACCCTATGTACCGTTTCGGCCGTCAGCAGTTTGGAGTCATTGACTACACTAGCCAGACAGAAGATCTAGGTGATGACAGCATGAAAGCAAGTTTATACGGTATCAAAAACTTGCAGCGTATCGTACCTAACTTGATCGAATGGACAGGTAAAGAAGGTGAAAATTATGATGACCTTGAGACCATGTATGGACAAGTATTAGGTCAGTACAATAGATATCTAGGACACGTAGCTGCAAATATTGGTGGTGTTAAGGAGACTTACAAAGCCTATGGCCAAGAAGGCGCTGTTTATGAGCATGCACCACGTGACAAACAAGAGCGTGCCATGGAATTTTTACAAGAGCAGGTTTTTGAAACTCCAGAATGGTTAATTGATCAGGAAATTTTCAATAAAGTTGAAAGTGATGGTGGTATTGAAAGATTGCGTGGCGTTCAAGTAAGAGCTCTTAACGACGTTCTTGATTTTGGACGTATGGCTCGCTTGATGGAAAACGAAGAAGTAAATGGTCGTGAGGCTTACGGTTTACTGGAAATGATGACAGATCTACGTCAAGGGATCTTCAGTGAGCTACCTCGTGGTAGAGCGATTGACCGTTACAGAAGAAACTTGCAACGTGCCTATGTAGAGCGCATGCAGTACATCATGGAGAATGAGCAGGATGCTCGTGGTCGTTTTGGCGGGTCAAGCATTGACGTGGCTCAAAGTGATATAAGACCTATCGTACGTGCAGAGTTGGAAACTCTTTTAAGAGATTCCCGTAGAGCTGCAAACTCAACTGGAGATCGTCTTTCTAGAATTCACCTACGTGACCTAGCAGAGCGTATCGATCTTATACTTAATCCAGTGTAA
- the groL gene encoding chaperonin GroEL (60 kDa chaperone family; promotes refolding of misfolded polypeptides especially under stressful conditions; forms two stacked rings of heptamers to form a barrel-shaped 14mer; ends can be capped by GroES; misfolded proteins enter the barrel where they are refolded when GroES binds): protein MAKDIKFDIEARDGIKRGVDALANAVKVTLGPKGRNVIIGKSFGAPVVTKDGVSVAKEIELENELENMGAQMVKEVASKTNDLAGDGTTTATVLAQAIVKEGLKNVAAGANPMDLKRGIDQAVEAIVKDLEKQAKKVGDSSEMIKQVASISANNDEMIGDLIAKAFGKVGKEGVITVEEAKGTETYVDVVEGMQFDRGYLSPYFVTNSEKMTTELENPYILLFDKKISTMKDLMPVLEPVAQSGKPLLIIAEDVDGEALATLVVNKLRGALKIAAVKAPGFGDRRKAMLEDIAILTGGTVISEERGFTLENATIDMLGTAEKVDINKDNTTIVNGAGSNKDIKDRVGQIKSQIENTTSDYDKEKLQERLAKLAGGVAVLYVGAASEVEMKEKKDRVDDALHATRAAVEEGIVAGGGVALVRAKSVLEKLKAVNFDQETGISIVARAIESPLRTIVENAGGEGSVVISKILESKGNYGYDAKNDKYVDMLKEGIIDPKKVTRVALENAASVSGMILTTECALIEIKEDSAGGGMPGGMPGGMGGMM from the coding sequence ATGGCAAAAGATATAAAATTTGACATCGAGGCAAGAGACGGCATCAAACGTGGCGTCGATGCACTTGCAAATGCAGTAAAAGTAACTTTGGGACCTAAGGGTCGTAATGTGATTATTGGTAAATCATTCGGTGCACCAGTGGTGACAAAGGATGGTGTGAGCGTAGCCAAAGAAATCGAGCTAGAGAATGAGCTGGAGAACATGGGCGCACAAATGGTGAAAGAAGTAGCCAGCAAAACTAATGATCTAGCGGGTGACGGTACAACTACCGCAACCGTTCTTGCACAAGCCATCGTGAAAGAAGGTTTGAAAAACGTAGCCGCTGGTGCAAATCCAATGGATCTTAAAAGAGGAATCGACCAAGCGGTTGAGGCCATCGTAAAAGACCTTGAAAAGCAAGCTAAAAAAGTGGGTGACTCTAGCGAGATGATCAAGCAAGTAGCGAGCATTTCTGCCAACAATGACGAGATGATAGGCGACTTGATCGCTAAGGCATTTGGTAAAGTTGGTAAAGAAGGTGTCATCACGGTTGAAGAAGCTAAGGGAACAGAAACTTATGTGGACGTTGTAGAAGGTATGCAGTTTGACCGCGGTTACCTTTCTCCTTACTTTGTGACCAACAGTGAGAAAATGACTACCGAGTTAGAGAATCCATACATCTTGTTATTTGACAAGAAGATCTCTACCATGAAAGATTTGATGCCGGTTTTAGAACCAGTAGCACAATCAGGAAAACCTCTTCTTATCATTGCAGAAGATGTAGATGGTGAGGCACTTGCTACACTAGTAGTGAATAAATTACGTGGTGCATTGAAGATTGCAGCTGTAAAAGCTCCAGGTTTTGGAGACCGTAGAAAAGCTATGTTGGAAGACATCGCGATATTAACTGGTGGTACCGTAATTTCTGAAGAAAGAGGATTTACCCTTGAGAATGCAACCATCGATATGTTGGGTACTGCTGAGAAAGTAGATATCAACAAAGACAACACTACTATCGTTAACGGTGCAGGTTCCAATAAGGACATCAAGGACCGTGTAGGTCAGATCAAATCTCAAATCGAGAACACCACATCTGATTATGACAAAGAAAAGCTTCAAGAGCGTCTAGCTAAACTTGCTGGTGGTGTTGCCGTGCTTTATGTAGGTGCTGCTAGTGAAGTTGAGATGAAAGAAAAAAAAGACCGTGTAGATGATGCACTTCACGCTACTCGCGCAGCGGTAGAAGAAGGTATTGTTGCTGGTGGTGGAGTTGCACTTGTCAGAGCAAAATCAGTACTTGAAAAACTAAAAGCGGTGAATTTTGATCAGGAGACTGGAATTTCCATTGTTGCAAGAGCGATTGAAAGCCCACTACGTACCATCGTAGAAAATGCTGGTGGTGAAGGAAGTGTCGTCATTTCAAAAATCTTAGAATCTAAAGGAAACTATGGTTATGATGCTAAAAACGATAAGTATGTTGATATGCTTAAAGAAGGTATCATCGATCCTAAAAAAGTAACTCGCGTTGCATTAGAGAATGCAGCATCAGTTTCTGGTATGATCCTAACGACAGAATGCGCCTTGATCGAGATCAAGGAAGATAGCGCAGGCGGCGGTATGCCTGGTGGTATGCCAGGCGGCATGGGCGGTATGATGTAA
- the groES gene encoding co-chaperone GroES codes for MALNIQPLSDRVLIEPTAAEQKTASGLYIPDTAKEKPQQGTVVAVGKGKKDHEMTVKVGDTVLYGKYSGTELKLEGTDYLIMREDDILAIV; via the coding sequence ATGGCACTAAATATTCAACCATTATCAGATAGAGTTCTTATTGAACCTACCGCAGCAGAACAAAAAACCGCATCTGGCCTCTACATCCCAGACACGGCAAAAGAAAAACCTCAACAGGGAACCGTCGTGGCCGTAGGTAAGGGAAAGAAAGATCACGAGATGACCGTAAAGGTTGGTGATACTGTCTTGTATGGAAAGTACAGCGGTACAGAATTGAAGCTGGAAGGCACCGATTATCTCATCATGAGAGAGGACGATATTCTTGCAATCGTGTAG
- the secG gene encoding preprotein translocase subunit SecG produces the protein MTSFYIFLGLIIFVAFLLVVVIMVQNPKGGGLSSSFGGGGTQQLGGVKKTGDFLDKSTWVLSTLLLVFILAASTFLIRENAAGNRQIAEPVQVETPDLNTTTSETPASTPADDATETDQ, from the coding sequence ATGACTTCATTTTATATTTTCTTAGGCCTCATCATATTTGTCGCCTTTCTATTGGTTGTAGTAATCATGGTACAGAATCCTAAAGGTGGCGGCTTGTCCTCTAGCTTTGGTGGTGGCGGTACCCAGCAATTGGGTGGTGTTAAGAAAACAGGTGACTTCTTGGATAAGAGCACTTGGGTTCTTTCAACCTTACTATTGGTATTCATACTTGCGGCAAGTACGTTCTTGATCAGAGAAAATGCGGCTGGCAACAGACAGATCGCAGAGCCTGTTCAAGTAGAAACTCCAGATTTGAACACAACAACTTCTGAAACTCCTGCAAGCACACCTGCAGACGATGCGACAGAAACGGATCAATAA
- the lptE gene encoding LPS assembly lipoprotein LptE, with translation MTFKIIRISIALLLAISLQSCGFYRLNAVSIPDNIKTFQVDYFGYTAVQTEVGIERTFTLALQDLIQDQSSLTLVTSNGDYIYQGEITRYYISPITATANNRASQNRLTIDINVRFINTKNDEESFEKPYSFYYDYDANTILQNAALDTALEVIFTQITQDIFNDTLAKW, from the coding sequence ATGACCTTTAAGATAATAAGAATAAGTATTGCTTTACTGCTAGCTATAAGTCTTCAATCATGCGGCTTTTATAGGCTCAATGCGGTATCCATTCCTGATAATATCAAGACGTTTCAAGTGGATTATTTTGGATATACGGCCGTGCAAACTGAGGTTGGTATCGAGCGCACCTTTACCCTAGCCTTACAAGATCTTATTCAAGATCAGAGTAGTTTGACCTTGGTAACTTCTAATGGCGACTATATCTATCAAGGTGAGATCACTCGATACTACATTTCTCCTATCACTGCAACAGCAAACAACCGTGCTTCGCAAAACAGATTGACGATTGACATTAATGTGAGGTTTATCAATACCAAAAATGACGAGGAGAGTTTTGAAAAGCCCTATAGTTTCTACTATGACTATGATGCCAATACGATTTTGCAAAACGCAGCTCTAGACACCGCGCTTGAGGTCATCTTCACACAAATTACCCAAGACATTTTCAACGATACGCTTGCCAAATGGTAA
- a CDS encoding sigma-54 interaction domain-containing protein produces METVTSVKQRFELIGNDPTFNRAIEKALQVAPTDISVLVTGESGVGKESIPRIIHSQSFRKHAKYIAVNCGAIPEGTIDSELFGHEKGAFTGATQTRSGYFEVADGGTIFLDEVGELPLPTQVRLLRVLENGEFLKVGSSQTQKTDVRIVAATNVNMFTAIEKGKFREDLYYRLSTVEIELPPLRQRKDDIHLLFRKFASDFAGKYKMPTLRLDDNAISLLKNYRWSGNIRQLRNIAEQISVLEKDRNITGATLKNYLPDAGSNLPAVIGEKKKSDSEFANEREILYKVLFDMKNDLNDLKKLTNELMNSGSSVDVKEKQQGLINRIYGSSESNSNTDDYEDVIDQAYEVSQEDAYDRNVVQPSTNDVDPVVDRYDFATEVEEEESLSLVEKEIELIKKSLERHEGKRKAAADDLGISERTLYRKIKQYDL; encoded by the coding sequence ATGGAAACAGTAACATCTGTCAAACAGCGTTTTGAACTTATAGGGAACGATCCAACCTTTAATCGTGCCATTGAAAAAGCATTACAGGTAGCACCAACTGATATTTCTGTATTAGTGACTGGAGAAAGTGGTGTTGGAAAAGAAAGTATACCACGCATCATCCACTCACAATCCTTTAGAAAGCACGCCAAATATATTGCTGTAAACTGTGGTGCGATACCAGAAGGAACCATCGATTCAGAACTATTTGGTCATGAGAAAGGTGCTTTTACAGGTGCCACGCAAACCCGAAGCGGTTATTTTGAAGTAGCCGATGGCGGTACCATATTCCTAGATGAAGTTGGTGAATTACCACTGCCTACACAGGTACGTTTATTACGTGTGCTTGAAAATGGTGAATTCCTAAAAGTAGGGTCTTCCCAAACCCAAAAAACAGATGTGCGCATCGTTGCGGCGACTAATGTCAACATGTTTACGGCTATTGAGAAAGGGAAGTTTAGAGAAGATCTTTATTATCGTTTGAGTACCGTAGAGATTGAGTTGCCACCATTACGCCAGCGAAAAGATGATATTCACTTGTTGTTCCGCAAGTTTGCATCTGACTTTGCCGGGAAATATAAAATGCCAACCCTACGATTGGATGATAACGCGATATCGCTACTCAAAAACTATAGATGGAGCGGTAACATTAGACAGCTGCGCAATATTGCAGAACAAATAAGTGTCTTAGAAAAGGACCGCAACATCACAGGAGCTACCTTAAAAAACTACCTTCCAGATGCTGGTAGCAATTTACCGGCAGTCATTGGCGAGAAGAAAAAAAGCGATAGCGAATTTGCTAATGAGCGTGAGATACTTTACAAGGTGTTGTTCGACATGAAGAACGATTTGAATGACCTCAAAAAATTGACCAATGAGTTGATGAATAGCGGCAGCAGCGTTGATGTTAAGGAAAAACAACAAGGATTGATCAATCGTATCTATGGCAGCAGTGAGAGCAACAGCAATACTGACGATTATGAAGACGTTATCGATCAAGCCTATGAAGTAAGTCAGGAAGATGCTTATGATAGAAATGTCGTACAGCCTTCTACAAACGATGTAGATCCTGTGGTAGATCGATATGACTTTGCTACGGAAGTTGAAGAAGAAGAATCACTCTCCTTAGTAGAGAAAGAAATTGAATTGATTAAAAAATCGCTGGAGCGCCATGAAGGCAAAAGAAAGGCTGCGGCTGATGATTTAGGTATTTCAGAACGAACTTTGTACCGAAAAATAAAGCAATATGACCTTTAA
- the miaB gene encoding tRNA (N6-isopentenyl adenosine(37)-C2)-methylthiotransferase MiaB — MEKIIEEEKQGTALEVAPLQQNKRKLFIESYGCQMNFADSEVVASILATQGFNTTQKLEEADLVLVNTCSIRDKAEQTVRKRLEKYNAVKEKFNPQMKVGVLGCMAERLKEKFLEEEKIVDMVVGPDAYKDLPNLIAEIDEGRDAVNVLLSRDETYGDVAPVRLHSNGVTAFVSITRGCDNMCTFCVVPFTRGRERSRDPYSILEEVNDLAAKGFKEITLLGQNVDSYLWYGGGLKKDFKKASKMAKATAVDFAQLLHKVANAQPQMRIRFSTSNPQDISDDVLHAMAAHRNICDYIHLPVQSGSDRILKAMNRLHTRQEYMDLIDRVKAIIPGVSISQDMIAGFPTETEEDHQDTLSLMRYVKYDFGFMFAYSERPGTLAARKMEDDVPDDVKHRRLVEIIDLQQEHSAMRTAQNLNTIVEVLIEKESKKSADQWAGKTSHNVVAVFPKENYKVGDMVMVRVDDCTGATLIGEAIGYSDMEGPVRIQA; from the coding sequence ATGGAAAAAATTATAGAAGAAGAAAAACAAGGAACGGCGCTGGAAGTTGCACCGTTGCAACAAAACAAACGTAAATTATTCATTGAAAGCTACGGCTGCCAGATGAATTTTGCCGATAGCGAAGTTGTTGCGTCCATCCTTGCCACGCAAGGATTCAACACCACTCAAAAACTGGAAGAAGCAGACCTGGTTCTAGTCAACACTTGCTCGATTAGAGACAAGGCGGAACAGACCGTGCGCAAGCGTCTGGAAAAATATAATGCGGTGAAGGAGAAGTTCAATCCGCAAATGAAAGTTGGTGTTTTGGGCTGCATGGCCGAGCGATTGAAGGAGAAATTCCTCGAAGAAGAAAAAATTGTTGACATGGTCGTAGGACCTGATGCCTACAAAGACCTACCCAACCTGATAGCAGAAATTGACGAAGGCCGCGATGCCGTAAACGTGCTCTTGTCTCGTGATGAAACTTATGGCGATGTGGCACCAGTGCGTTTACACTCTAATGGAGTGACGGCTTTTGTCTCCATCACACGTGGTTGCGATAATATGTGTACTTTTTGTGTGGTACCTTTTACTCGCGGTCGCGAGCGGAGTCGTGATCCTTATAGTATTTTAGAAGAGGTAAATGATCTAGCAGCTAAAGGTTTTAAGGAAATCACTTTACTGGGTCAAAACGTTGACTCTTATCTATGGTATGGTGGCGGCCTCAAAAAGGACTTTAAGAAAGCCAGTAAAATGGCCAAGGCTACTGCTGTAGATTTTGCTCAATTGCTACATAAAGTGGCTAATGCGCAACCGCAGATGAGAATACGATTCTCTACCAGCAATCCTCAAGACATTAGTGATGATGTATTGCACGCGATGGCTGCCCACAGAAATATTTGTGACTACATCCATTTACCGGTGCAATCTGGTAGTGATCGCATTCTTAAGGCGATGAATCGTCTGCACACCAGGCAGGAATACATGGATTTAATTGATCGTGTTAAAGCGATTATTCCAGGAGTATCCATATCTCAAGATATGATCGCAGGTTTCCCAACAGAAACTGAAGAAGACCATCAAGACACATTGAGCTTGATGCGATATGTGAAGTATGATTTTGGATTCATGTTTGCCTATTCTGAAAGACCTGGTACACTAGCGGCACGCAAAATGGAAGATGATGTTCCAGATGATGTAAAACATCGCAGACTTGTTGAAATCATAGACCTGCAGCAGGAACATAGTGCCATGCGCACCGCACAAAACCTCAACACCATAGTCGAAGTTCTTATTGAAAAAGAGTCCAAAAAATCTGCTGATCAATGGGCTGGAAAAACTTCTCACAATGTAGTGGCAGTTTTCCCAAAAGAGAATTATAAAGTAGGTGACATGGTTATGGTACGTGTAGATGATTGCACTGGCGCAACGCTTATAGGAGAAGCTATAGGCTACAGTGATATGGAAGGACCTGTTAGAATTCAAGCTTAA